Genomic window (Argopecten irradians isolate NY chromosome 2, Ai_NY, whole genome shotgun sequence):
CCCAATACAACTACTCAAGTAAGCTTACTTtgaagtacaatgtataatttaaCCTCCCAGAATATCTTCACAATGGTAGTCATTGCTTGAGTGAATGAAGTCCGACGCTAATGTCTAATACCATATGGCAGAAAACCACAGATGGTTTTATTTTGCGCTGGAAACGTAAATTGCATTATGCTgtgattttatgtttaaaatgcttaaggattaacttgaatagattttttttaacaaatagaTTAATAGTCATGATATGCCAAATGAATGTAAAAAAGCTTTGAATATCTAACAACTGTTCCTGTTTCACAAGAAGCCCGTGTCTTTGTGTCACATTGATTGACACTGTACTTGTTTACAGGGATGTGGTAACCAAGAGTACTGTGAAGGTGGACACAGTCCTATCCTACTGTAGAGCCTGCATGCACGACAACTCATTATTAGATTACCTTCCATTTTTCGAGGTAAGATCATCATCTGCGTCCCCGATATCccaggttactatcactgtcgttaaatccACCATcggaatatgtcatagcaaattTAAAGGCAACTCATGATGAAACAAGATATCCCAGATATTGACGTCCAacaaagaatgatttatgtctgacaattgaaagaggtatcttttctctgcttttaaaGCTTCAGCTacaaactacatatgaaatttgagaaaaatatcttcagtactttctgagaaatagttgTAATAACAAATTATGAAATCCAAGACGGCAGCCTGTCGTAATGCAAGATGACGGTCTGTCGGTAATATTGTTGATCGATCGGCCCtagggaacatacatatgaaatttgagaaagatcccttcagtactttctgagaaatagcggtaataaacttcaattatcaaaatccaagatgacggtCCTTAAATAGAATATACAGAACTTAAGTCCAAGGATATCATGCATATGAAAGTTGAGGAAGATTCCTTGAGTAGTTTCTGAAGAAAaacggtaacaagaattgtgaACGAACGGAAGGGCGGAAGGACGGTCGGACCACGGATCActgacaaaaggcgatttgaatagcccactaTCTCATGATGATAGGCTAAACTCTGACCAATCCCTGGCCCTCAGAgaattcctttgaagattacagagacaGCGCTCCCAACTTCAAAGTCAAACAGTCAGCCATACTGTATTCAATTCATTTGATCAAAGTGCCAAACTACCTCTCCCATCTGTGTCACAAAGAGCTTTCTGTTTTGCTATTACATAGTCCAGGAGTGTATATAGCGATAGTGACAGTAACCAATGAAGTATCAAGGATGCAATAGAGATGGGGACGTTACCCAGATATGTAGATTTTTGGTGGGTGTCGTCAAGGTAACAGTTAGTGCTTGATATTTTGATGCACCTGGTCTAGTGTTTTAAAGGCTgtctttgtacaatttttatcttttttctcatattagtaaaaataataagtaaaaacaaaatttgaaagtttGATTTAAGTCCGGTATTTATATTTTACGTGCTCCATCTTACAAACATTAATTGTCACTGATGATGTAGGATGCAACAATATATAAcggttattttattatttctaatcaacGCATCTCCTGTCAGTATGGGGCTTCTCACAGACAGAGGACCTCCGGACTGGCACCCAGCACCGGACAACATCAAACATAGCTGTGCAGCAGCTTCAGCATATTGTAGGGTGAGTGTGTAAATATAAGGGTGAGTGTAAATATTAAGGTGAGTGTGTAAATATTAGGGTGAGTGTGTAAATATTATGGTGAGTGTGTAAATATTAGAGTGAGTGTAAATATTAGGGTGAGTGTGTAAATATCAGGCTGAGTGTGTTAATATTAGGGTGAGTGTGTAAATATAAGGGTGAGTGTTAATATTAGGATGAGTGTGTAAATATTAGGGTGAGTGTGTAAATATTAGAGTGAGTGTGTAAATATAAGGGTGAGTGTAAATATTAGGGCGAGTGTGTAAATATTAGAGTGAGTGTAAATATTAGGGTGAGTGTGTAAATATTAGAGTGAGTGTGTAAATATTAGggtgagtgtaaatataaggGTGAGTGTTAATATTAGAGTGAGTGTGTAAATATTAGggtgagtgtaaatataaggGTGAGTGTAAATATTAGGGTGAGTGTAAATATTAGGGTGAGTGTGTATATATTAGGATGAGTGTGTAAATATTAGAGTGAGTGTGTAAATATTAGggtgagtgtaaatataagggtgagtgtaaatattagggtgagtgtaaatattagggtgagtgtaaatataaggGTGAGTGTAAATATTAAGGTGAGTGTGTAAATATTAGGGTGAGTGTGTAAATATTATGGTGAGTGTAAATATTAGGGCGAGTGTGTAAATATTAGAGTGAGTGTAAATATTAGGGTGAGTGTGTAAATATTAGAGTGAGTGTGTAAATATTAGggtgagtgtaaatataaggGTGAGTGTTAATATTAGAGTGAGTGTGTAAATATTAGGGTGAGTGTGTAAATATAAGGGTGAGTGTTAATATTAGAGTGAGTGTGTAAATATTAGGGTGAGTGTGTAAATATTAGAGTGAGTGTGTAAATATAAGGGTGAGTGTAAATATTAGGGCGAGTGTGTAAATATTAGAGTGAGTGTAAATATTAGGGTGAGTGTGTAAATATTAGAGTGAGTGTGTAAATATTAGggtgagtgtaaatataaggGTGAGTGTTAATATTAGAGTGAGTGTGTGTAAATATTAGggtgagtgtaaatataaggGTGAGTGTAAATATTAGGGTGAGTGTAAATATTAGGGTGAGTGTGTATATATTAGGATGAGTGTGTAAATATTAAAGTGAGTGTGTAAATATTAGggtgagtgtaaatataaggGTGAGTGTAAATATTAGGGTGAGTGTAAATATTAGGGTGAGTGTGTATATATAAGGATGAGTGTGTAAATATTAGGGTGAGTGTAAATATTAGGGTGAGTGTAAATATTAGGGTGAGTGTGTAAATATTAGGGTAAGTGTGTAAATATTAGGGTGAGTGTGTAAATATTAGGATGAGTGTGTAAATATCAGGATGAGTGTGTAAATATTAGGATGAGTGTGTAAATATTAGGATGAGTGTGTAAATATTAGGGTGAGTGTAAATATTAGGGTGAGTGTGTAAATATTAGGGTGAGTGTGTAAATATTAGGATGAGTGTGTAAATATTAGGATGAGTGTGTAAATATTAGAGTGAGTGTGTAAATATTAGGATGAGTGTGTAAATATTAGGGTGAGTGTAAATATTAGGGTGAGTGTGTAAATATTAGGGTGAGTGTAAATATTAGGGTGAGTGTGTAAATATTAGGGTAAGTGTGTAAATATTAGGGTGAGTGTGTAAATATTAGGATGAGTGTGTAAATATTAGGATGAGTGTGTAAATATTAGAGTGAGTGTGTAAATATTAGGATGAGTGTGTAAATATTAGGGTGAGTGTGTAAATATTAGGGTGAGTGTGTAAATATTAGGGTGAGTGTGTAAATATTAGGATGAGTGTGTAAATATTAGAGTGAGTGTAAATATTAGGGTGAGTGTGTAAATATTAGGGCGAGTGTAAATATTAGGGTGAGTGTGTAAATATTAGGGTGAGTGTGTATATATTAGGATGAGTGTGTAAATATTAGAGTGAGTGTGTAAATATTAGGGTGAGAGTTGATATTAGAGTGAGTGTGTAAATATAAGGGTGAGTGTAAATATCAGGGTGAGTGTTAATATTAGAGTGAGTGCGTAAATATTAGGTTTAGTTTAAATATTAGGCTGAGTGTGTAAATATTTGGGTGAGTGTGTAAATATATGGGTAAGTGTGTAAAAATATTATGCTGGATGTGTAAATATTAGGGTGAGTGTAAATATTAAGACGAGTGTAAATATTTGGGTTAGTGTTTGGGTCAATGCTGAATTGACAATTGTTTCATGGATACACTGGTAAAAACGCAGACTCTTGATTGTGATTGTATCTGTGTGTAACATAGTAAGGTGACAGCCTCGATTGCGTATTTTTGATCACAAGTTTCACACTTTTAGCATTTTTGTAAACTATTTGTCCCCATGGTTCATATGTTTACAGAAAATGGGTTCAGATTTGTCTCGCTTAGCTTTGTCTTATTCCCTGGACCTACCACTCCCGACCACACTGTTTAGTTCTGCTAGGTAAGCAACAGTAGATGAAACAACGAAGCGaatttttcatttacatttgtCCTAAGTcgtaagataaaataaaatatcgtATAAACGTACTGTAAAGAGTTATTCGATCCTTCAACCTGCCAACACTTTGGAAAATTGTGCGGATGACATCTTGATCTTGATGACATCATTGGGATGTATTTTGTTAATACGTTTTTATTTTAACTGGTTTAAATTTTTTACACTACACTCTttaaaataatgcatttttaCCTTAAAGCTTAACGAATGCCCGGAAAAATCTAGATACTGTTTTTGTGCCGTTGAGTGAAAAGGAACGTACGACAAAAGAAGAAATTATGAAAAGGTAATAACTACATTAAATAGTTTTAAAGGTtctattttagaaaataaatgtgaaaataaaccTTAACAAATATTAATCGATTCGAGGTAAAATCAGCACGATCTGCTTGACGAGTAAAGTGATTATTTCTATTGCGAAAGTTATTTGAAATGGAACATGCATGTTTTCTTTTTACACTATCGGCATGCAGATTTAAATGACAAATGTTACATTAATACTTACCTATCTATTTATCATatctaataaatattataacagTAGTCTTGCAAAtcaaaaatgtcaaaacatTGACGAGTGTTacaatggtattttttattttaagttttgcCCTTTAAAATATGTTCGTAGTTAAATGTTTCTTGGGTCACCTTTCCCAAGTGAGCgctttataaatcaatattttgttatcatattttatcaaaagatACATGAAACCACTGGAGAATCAGAACTGGGAGGGAATAGAAGAGGAAGAGTACTGGGCAGTGAGGAGAGGAGAAAAGGATACAGCTACCAAACTAGGATAGACCTGAAATGAGGAGGGGAGAAAATGCTACACCTATTAAACTAGGATAGACCTGGAATGAGAGAAGAAAACATGATAGCTAATTAACTACATATAGGATAGGTCTGAAATAAGGAGGGGAAAAATACCCGACTAGGTTTCAGAAAAAGGTTACAGATACTAAATTTAAATTCTCGAAACAAACCTCGTCGAGTAGAAGAGAAAGAGTACTGGGCAGTGAGGAGAGGAGAAATGATACAGCTACTAAACTAGGATAGACTTGAAATAAGGAGGGAAGAAAAGGATGCCGCTACTAAACTAGGATAGACCTGAAATAAGAAGGGCAGAAAAGGATACAGCTACTAAGCTTCACTGTAGGATAGACCTGAAATAAGGAGGGCAGAAAATGATACAGCTACTAAGCTACACAGTAGGATAGACCTGAAATAAGGATGGAGAAAAGAATACGACTACTAAACTAAAATAGACCTGAAATAATGAGGGAAGAAAAAGATACAGCTACTAAACTAGGATAGACCTGAAATAAGGAGGGCAGAAAAGGTGACAGCTACTAAACTAGAATAGACCTGAAATAAGGAGGGGAGAAAAGGATACAGTAACTAAACTAGGACAGACCTGAAATAATAAGGGGAGAAGGGTGGCAGCTACTAAACTAGGATAGACCCAAATAAGTTAAAAATTGGAAGATGAAAATGTATTCCTATTAAAGAGGTCGTTGCCATACTATCAATATATTGATCCAGCtccctggcggccatcttgtttttcctatcagcctcaaaatctgtatggcacaactagggaccaagggtaacctccatgtgaagtttgaacaaaatcccttcagtagttctcaagaaatatcgataacaaacttcaactgccaaaatcaaagatggctgtctggcggccatcttgtttttccgatcagccacaaaatctgtatggcacaaatatggaccaaggggaccctccatgtgaagtttgaacaaaatccctgcagtaggttttaagaaatagtgataacaagcattgtttaaggacggaccacggaccacggacgcagggcgatttgaatagcccaccatctgacgatggtgggctaaaaagtttacgcacggcggacagCGCACGAcaacggacggtgcatgatgactataggtcatcctgacccttctggtcagatgacctaaaaattagttgttttacagtactttttcatgaaaatgaatataattttgaatataaaataagaAAAGTCAAGTTCCCCTATATTTCGCAAAACTTTTCCCCTATTTCGAAAAAGGGTAGttcccccaaaacctagattAATCCCTGccggtgaccttgaatgaagttcagtgtcatttatttgaacaaacttaataaccatccatcccagcatgctacaagccCGATATCAGGTCTAGctctcttagttattgacatgaagtcgtttaaagatttgttTCTGACCCCGGTGACATGGaatgaaaataaagtttaattcatttgaaccaacttagtagcccttcatcctaacatgctataggcccaatatcaggtctctaggcctcttagtcgTTGAATTGACAAATCGTTTAAATaattagcctatttgccccctgttaccttgaatgaaggtcaaggtcattaatttgaactaACTTGGAACATTGGGCCTCAATCCatcattttctttcttaaatGGTTGTTTATATCCATCACAACACTTGTAATCATATATCAATGTAGAAATTAAGTTCAGTTGTTCCAGATAACAGTATCTCAACATTTACACTAAAAAGCAATTAAATCTATGAATATTTTTCTCACTTTTATTCATACATATACAAAAGATGTACAATTCTTTGTAAAAGCAGATGTACAACTCCATTTTTTATGAATCACAAATATTCAATCATCACTGATAAGTATAAAGTTATACCTCAGTTTTAGAGGTTGGTTTCATATTTCATGAGACTCAAATACAAGAAAGAATGAAAGCAATAATCAGTATATGCTTCAAaacctttttaaattttaacaagCAAGTGTTAACAATGTTTATATGATCAGTTTTCTTttttgtacattaaaattttgatgaaaacaaTGAGATTAAACAACATAAATATTCCGATTATTCGGATACTGATGTGCATGCAGTTAaccatgaaatgaaaattatccTAACTACTATCATACCTATAGAATCAAATTTAACTCCAGATATTGTCAGACCACAACCATGGGTATTCTATTTACATTAAGTGAACGAGTGGCTCCAAGGACCTCACCCATCAAGTATGTAGAATAAAGAGAAATAGCCATCTGGGTATTTCCCCGAGATCGTAAATGTCATGGTCCCTACACAGGTGATTTTAACACTTCCCTAACATGATACATTAGAACTGTACCAACATACATACCGCGGTATTAATCTGCATCACATAGCCTAACATTGTAACTTGCACCAACATATAACCGCTTCTGACTACTACAAAGTTGCTACACCCGTAGGTGACAGGACCACATGTGTAGTTTTTTCCcacaaacaaaccaaattttcaaatttaagttACAATATCTGGCCCAAAATAATCAATGTCAGTTTATCTTTATCTATTAGATAGCTCTAACCACAGAATTATCAAGATGTCCAATTATTGCAGGGCTTGGATAGACGTTACAGTGTGACATGTAAACAAAAGTCAACAACCTGAAGTACAATGATAAGTTTGTACTTCCAATGAACAGTACAGAGATATAGGTGGGTTTATGTCAGACCATTTGATTACTGCTGTACAAATGTGATGAATGTGTATAGTCTCCAGGGATAATAACAAGCTGGTGTAATATATAGTTATGGTTTATCATGTTATATACAAAGGCACTATCCAGAGACATACGGTCATCAGTTCTCTCTTCATCCTCGAATATCAGCACATTGAGATTCTCACAATCTTATTTGGAACATTCTTGGCTCAAGTGTCTTTCCACTTTCACATAGCATACTTTTCCTTAGATTCTTTCAGCGGCCGGTgcctacaaaaacaaatataaccaaatatatatatcgcACTTAATATAAGAAATTGCTTTTTCATACAAAAGAgtcaatatataattcaataaaattacaaattgaTCATAATGTTTAGTAATTCTTCAATTGTTCAAGGAACGCAATGGAgttcatatacaaatattagtCATCCATATAAAATGTATTCCAGAAATATATCGcatcataattatttttattcaacTCAATCTAatcaaaacaatttaatattttaatgaaagcaTAGTATTTATATTTGGGCTACCACTTAGAATCTGCTCGACGCTCATGTTAAGATAAAACTATTTTCAGTGCTGATCAACATTATATACAGAAAAGTGATAATTAGTTAATGTCATGTACGGATGAGGCAGGATTACAGGGACTTATCAGTTGGAACAGTTGGAGCACCAAGGTTAGCAGTTTACACAGCAGATACCGGATAGCTTATTACCTGGGGGCTGTTACTGAAGACAAGCAATTAGACTTATTGTAGTTATAATAGTTGCCTTAGCTTGGTAACTTAAGTCTGTGGTTCATTAGTGAGTactaattatcattattattctgggaaatctaatttaaatttaactgatacaaagtaaattaaaatatcttatCAAATGAATTTagctaaaaaaaaacatccttcTTTAACCAGTTTAACATACAATATACCtaaatatcaaactttttttccTTGGTAGTCCTATAGCCAGTATATACTGAATAAACTAGCGCTTATTACATGAAAACTTTCTACAATGAAAAGCATCTTTTCACCTTTAAAATGTGATTGTGAAAATCAATGCTAGATTTGGCTCACTTTACAAATTGAATGATCGGTCTTTTGCGAAAAGCTTGAAATTGTAGTAATTTATTGAACAGTAACAAAATAATTCTCACATGCTACAATTCTACCATAACTAGAATCCAACTACAATCTAACGAGACTATTACAGTAAGCAGTCTACCTGTTGTGTTCCCCATGACAAATAGTCAGGTTTGGTGGCAGCCTCATACTCATCCACGAGTTGCTGAATTACCTCCCTGGAATCATCAAACTCATCTAAATTGTCTTTAAACATAGCTTCTTTCTTAAACTGGTCCATGAAAGCTTCCCGTTTCTTTAGTTTGTCGTACTGCCGAAGAGTTCGTTCAAAAAGCtacaagaaataaaacaaaaattcaattgtatttttgaaatgatataaattctatcatttatttaattcaattaCTAAATGAAGATTTCAAGGAGCTACTATTCTTTTAATTGACAACTGACAAAAAATCTGGATTAGACTTCATTAGAACAGaagatgaaaattaaaactCAGGTACTCAAGCATGATCAGATCAAGATACAAGCCCAACAACTTCTGCAATGAATAAACATGATGAAACCTTTTACAAGACAATCAACTTAACATAACTGGAATACTCATAGTGATATACTGCCGagtttacaatgtacaatgattAAATAATCAGAAAAACAAACAGTAATACACTTACTGAGGATATACTAGTGTGGTTAGCCAACATGAGGCCACTGACTCTGTGAGCTGTTTGTGTATATGGAGACTTCCGTGAGAGGGCCACCTGGATACTGGCTGGACCCCAGGGGATAAACTGGGCAAGTTTTCTCTCTCTGATCCGCTGTAAACTCTTGTGAACCTGAcagaacatttcattttttagcAATTTAATCAGACACAACAATTGTAGTTTTATAATGAATTTGCTATATAGGattatattttaacttaaacagtttttttcCACAtttctatacattgtataggtaCTATGACAATTCAATTCTATCAACACGCTGTCCTGATTAGTGACAAGTTTGGTCTGTACCTGTCAGGTCGACCTTGCTCTGTATAATGTTAAGGATCGATATATAACAGTGACAAATTTGGCTTGTACCTGTGTTGGGTCGACCTCGCCCTGTATGATGTTAAGAATCGAGATATAACAGTGAGCAGCCTGGCGGTTGATGTGTGTTGATACCATCATATTTTTAGGCTGTAACAATCGTCTCATCACATCCAGTACAGTGGTCTTCCTCACACTCGCAACCTGAAGTCAAAATAAAGTGTCAGCTCCTCCACTAAGTTATCGGTCTCCCAAAAAATGGACTTTGGGTTTAGATTATCCATAACAATTATTTTCAAGCTGAGGTAGAAAAGCTTaccataaataaaaatgatttttgtacTAATTTAAAGTCAGGTAGATAGTAATCATAATcctaatttttcattttctacacAAGGCGTCTATGCAACTGAATTGGTTTATCTTGTGTAGCAATATTACCAAAGAAAAGTAACTAGCTTTGGGTGTCACATATTTACCCATGAcaatagatatttacctgtgaaTTTGTTGTTAAGGGTGTGTATCCTGTCATCAGGTAGTGTAGACGTGGTGTAGGTATAAGGGAGCCTATCAAGCCAATCAGATCATTGTTCATGTAGCCAGGATAACGAAGTGTCGTCGTACTGGTAGACATTACTGTTGATACctgtaacaaacaaaatgtGATTAGCATAATAGTAGGCCATGTTATGATCGCAGTGTAGTGCAAGATTCTGCCTCTAATCATTCATCATCaatgattttacaaaatattaatgatacaGTAAGCCTAAGAGGCATTGAAGGGACATTCATTTCTTTGGACATCAAGAAACTGTAAACATTCTCATATAAATATAACTATATTATGGCTGTAACAGAATCCTAATCAAATGACGATGTATTGgatatattataaacaaataatgttgATTCTGGTGgatatttgtaaataaagaaTCCTCTAATGAGTTTATAAATTTGTAGGAAATTTTCAGTTAACCTGGATGTATCAATTAAGGatttatataatgattaaaCTTTCCACTGTTCCTCAAACCTATTTATTTCCCAACAGTTTCAAACGCAAGAATTCCTTTTATCTTTCAACATTTAAGAGTAAATCAACCATACCAGTTGGTTAATCTGGGCAAACGATGGTGTGTCTATGTGGAGTCTGTCAGCGGCTATCCTGTGTAAGGCTGTATTATCCAAAACCACCTGGAAATCAAGcaaaaacaatcattttatAGTTTTACTCACCATGCAATAAGATTAAAGATTAAAGAAGTTTtgcatattttcaaaaaatatttggtaatttacaaaatatctatttgtAATAAGGGTATTAAAAAGAAGAATATGACACAGTTACCTATCCCCATGCCAGCCAACCACAATGCAGTACAAATACCTGGTAGGATGGGAATATGGGTATggtatgtatgcatgtatgtatttaatttAAACATGGTGCATCTGACAACTGTCTTgaaataattctgtaatttaatttcaatgtacagtcaaacctgtgtaaTGAGACATCCCAAGGGACAGACAAAAATGTCTTATTAGACAGGTGTCTTAATTTACAGGTTACCAAAGGATCGCGACACCATATTATGTATAACATATACTATGAAATATTGGTAAAAGTTATTTTGCCATGACTTTTTCCTTAAAATCCTGTTTAAGATACACTATACTTCATGGCCGCATAGTTGTTTATAATGCCCTTCCATTTATATGCAGTGCTAATAGTGTTATCATCCCATATCTCCCAACAACATGGATCAGCTCTCTGGTGAACTCACCACACAGTCAGCATTCTGTGTGAGCCGTCTCAATGTCAGTATAGAGTTGTAGGGCTGCACCACCACATCTGAGATCTCGTCCATGTTAGGAAACACAGAATAGGTCTGAATCAGCTTCTTAGGAAACCTGAATATAATAAAAGGTTTACAGTTTATACATTTCATTTCCCATGATATTTTACAAGGTAGGTTAAAAACAGATGATTATCAAGCAGGCGAATACTACTTATTCGACAGCATGAGTCACTGCTTATTGAAGTTTGAACTGGATTGATTTTACAGAAAAACAACATTTCGATAACATTGAATGTAAGTGTTGGCCAGACATTAGTTTACAATATATCTTATTATCTTGCTAATGAAAAGAAAATCTATAAAAGTTGTGTTTTAACGATATGATTTTCTACCTTATATATAAGAAGTGTATTACCTATCATTAAGTTTCTCCAGAAGATAGGACCCCATACCTGATCCAGTACCACCAGCTATGGAGTGACACACCACAAAACCCTGTCAAGTACATATAACAATTAGTCATATTTCAATCATTATTgtcttttttcaaattaacaaaGATATATCATTATGAGAATTTGAGGATTTAATTTATGTTCTATATAATTCATATTGTGCCTAACTTTCTTCCCTACAACGTGTTATTACGCTAAAAGAATACCATCTTTAGTTATGTTGCATGCTTTTAAAACAGTGAGTTTTGTGAGTTATCTTGATTGAACTTTAGGCCCAGAACATGAAACAGTCTTAGATTTAAAACAGTCTTGaatttagacttagccaatcacagtGAGCACAgtgaacacaaaaacacacattattTTCTATTGGCTGTACAAAAAATTTAGTCAATAAGTTTGTTTCATGAtccaggccccgatttctcaaaacaattGTCAAAACTGACTTCTGTCAAAATTTTTCACATGTTTTacagaagaaaataaaattaagttttaactttaagtctgtacttttgtttcTAGATATCTAGATACATGAAAACACTGGAGAATCAGAACTGGGAGGGAATAGAAGAGGAAGAGTACCGGGCAGTTAGGAGAGGAGAAAAGGATACAGCTACCAAACTAGGATAGACCTGAAATGAGGAGGGGAGAAAATGCTACACCTATTAACCTAGGATAGACCTGGAATGAGGGAAGAAAACATAATAGCTAATTAACTACATATAGGATAGGTCTGAAATAAGGAGGGGAAAAATACCCGACTAGGTTTCAGAAAAAGGTTACAGATACTAAATTTTAATTCTCGAAACAAACCTCGTCGAGTAGAAGAGGAAGAGTACTGGGCAGTGAGGAGAGGAGAAATGATACAGCTACTAAACTAGGTAGACTTGAAATAAGGAGGGAAGAAAAGGATGCCGCTACTAAACTAGGATAGACCTGAAATAAGAAGGGCAGAAAAGGATACAGCTACTAAGCTTCACAGTAGGATAGACCTGAAATAAGGATGGAGAAAAGAATACAACTAAACTAGGATAGACCTGAAATAAGGAgggaagaaaaagaaacagCTGCTAAACTAGGATAGACCTGAAATAAGGAGGGCAGAAAATGATACAG
Coding sequences:
- the LOC138315044 gene encoding tubulin gamma-1 chain-like, encoding MGSYLLEKLNDRFPKKLIQTYSVFPNMDEISDVVVQPYNSILTLRRLTQNADCVVVLDNTALHRIAADRLHIDTPSFAQINQLVSTVMSTSTTTLRYPGYMNNDLIGLIGSLIPTPRLHYLMTGYTPLTTNSQVASVRKTTVLDVMRRLLQPKNMMVSTHINRQAAHCYISILNIIQGEVDPTQVHKSLQRIRERKLAQFIPWGPASIQVALSRKSPYTQTAHRVSGLMLANHTSISSLFERTLRQYDKLKKREAFMDQFKKEAMFKDNLDEFDDSREVIQQLVDEYEAATKPDYLSWGTQQAPAAERI